The nucleotide window tttattttacatactccaaacgttgcctgcctgcacaatatttcccttctcctgtccctccaatattaaagcgactatcccaGAACGCCTAATACGTGGCCTacaagtctatctcttctttcaactatatttttccaaattcttctttcttcatcaatttgttgcaacacctcttcatttgtcactttatctacccatctgatttttaatattctcctatagcaccacatttcaaaagcttctaatcttttcttctcaggtacttcgatcgtccaagtttcacttacatataaagcgacgctccaaacatatactttcaaaaatcttttcctaacatttaaattaatttttgatgtaaacaaattatatttgtgaatgAAGGCTTGTTTCatctgtgctatttggcattttatatcactcctgctttgtccatctttagtaattctacttcccagataacaaaattcttctacctccgtaatcttttctcttcctatttttgtattcagtggttcatccatattatttctactacatttcattacttttgttttgttcttgtttattttcatgtggtagttcttgcataggacttcatccatgctgttcattgtttcttctaaatcatttttactctctgctagaattattatatcattaacaaatcgtagcatcttcatcttttcaccttgtactgttactctggatctaaattgtcctttaatatcattaactgctagttctatgtaaaaattaaaaagtaatgaggagagggaacatccttgtcggactcccttttttattacggcttctttcttatgttcttcaattattactgttgctgttggttcctgtaaatgttagcaattgttcttctatctctatacttgaaccctaatttttttgaagtgctgaatattttattccagtctacgttattgaaactcttcctcaagtttctctaaattccaccaattaatctgacatcttttcttcaggtttttaaaccctcaTCTACATTTCATTGTCACTAAATTGTGGTCACTATCAATGCCTGCTCTAcagtaagctttgcagtcaatgagttgatttctaaatcttggTTTAACCATGATAtcatctatctgataccttgctgtatcacctggctttttccatgtgtatattcttccattatgatttttaaactggatgttgtagctactaaattatactttgttcaaaactctataagtcggtcccctctttcattccttgtGCCCAGCcaatattcatattttctttcttgccttttccaatctccAGCTAtatttgcattccaatctccagctatattaaattttcatccccttttatgtgtttaattgctttgtcattttcttcatatacatactctacctcatcatcattatgggcacttgtaggcatataaacagTAACAGTCGTTGTCAGcttacattttgattttatccttattacaatgattctgtcgcaatgcattttgaaatactctagtctcttccctatcttcttgttctttatgaaacctactcctgcctgtcctTTATTTTAAGCTgtgttagttattttaaaatcacctgaccaaaagtcattctccaccgaaccttgctaattcctactacatctacatttaatctatcaatttccctctttaaattttgtaacctacCTACCTTTgtagacttctaacatttcatgctctgactcatagaatgttattttttaattttctggtgacctcttccttagtagttcccactcggttccaaacgggggactagtttaacTCCAGAATAtattaccaaggaaggcgcctccatctttgttactatAGAGagttatattttctttgaaaaaaagcagctatagttttccattgccatggccgtttaagtcctcctgacctacacccttaacaagtACTgaaagctgctgccctctttcaggaatcattccgtaatctggctctcaacagatacctttccgatatggctgtaccttcggtccagctactttgtatcaTTGAGTACTCATGCCCCCTCACCataggtctcatgattcatagagggagatttCGTTGTAGCAaactttaattttggaaaattgtttccctttgtaaaacaaatacagctgttaaacaaaaaccaaaaataataaagtggaatgtttattaaatgaataataaatcaatttaacatGTAAgggtatttgtattttaaaaaaatcaaattgtaatgAAGGATGTCAGTCTTTTAACTTACTGGATTACCAGCAGGGAACATTACCTACCATTACTTCAACTAGTAGTGGTTCTGTAATTTCTTAAGGGCTGATTAtggtatttttacaattttagcaTTTTCCTGTCTCCAATGAGATATGGTTATAAGATATGTAgacttattcatttaaaattaaaaataaacatttctccTCAGTGTTACTAGACATTGAATTGACAGCAACCAAAGTAGATCCTAGTCAAAAATTTAGATCCTATGTAAGCAACATGAGTAGgatgtaggattttttttattaagaaataataggattattaagacaaaaataatcaaagtGTAGAATGGGGATAATGAGCAATGTAAAGCGGTATGTatacctttttccttttttttcctgtttagcctccggtaactaccgtttagataatacttcagaggatgatatatatgagtgtgaatgaagtgtgtgtagtcttgtacattctcagtttgaccatacctgagatgtgtggttaattgaaacccaaccaccaaagaacacctgtatccacgatctagtattcaagtccgtgtaaaaatagctggctttactaggacttgaatgctggaactctcgacttccaaatcagctgatttgggaagacgcgttcaccactagaccaacccggtgggttagcagTATGTATACCATCATAAATaagaatgagaaaattaaaaaaaaaaaaaaatccaagcaaACCATTATACTTATAGATACTTATGTCTGTATCTTCAGCAGATGattcaataaaaaagataattgaagAAATCGATACCTAAATCAAGTATGTAGAAGTGAtttcaacataataaatattGGAACTTCGATGTAGTTTCTGATACCACTGTTGTTAGTGACACCTATCTTTAAAAGTCACAAAGTCTCTATGGttgaataatgtattatatttatatcgtATTAGCTCATTTAGTATGatgttttagttaaaattagtgtGTTGAGAGTTTGATCTCTTTttgttaagtataaaatttatttgcattgtttaatgtttatttatacaaactATTTCATTGAGATGATTTGCAAAAATTGATTCTGCTGTGTGCTGTGTATGTACATTCCTTTTACCTGTAAGTCAATAAGCAGCATCCAGAATGTTACAGTGTTTAATGTGACACTACAGTTTAATTGGTTGGTATATATTTCTCAGTGTGTTTCgttagtttattatataatttttttttgcattactttttaaaaaataacagtaacctTTCCTAAAAATGTTGGTAATCTTGTATGGCTAGTTTGttgatgtatattaatatattaaagtttatgtattttctgtcttgggtacttttttaatttttttttgtttgtatttttaaaagcaCATGTATAGAAATGTGGGTGGGTCATGTTACATGGCTAAGACAACTTCATATACTTGCTGTATAGATCAGCTATTTGTATTGTAAGTGTGAAGTTATAGtgagttttcatatttttaaaatgtttaatctaaTTTCGATTTCATTAGGtcattaagatgttttttttttttgttcttattctatgaaaaatatgaattgaaGTTAATTTGGTTACGgacaagagaaatattttatatagtatctATATTCCCTTAGTACAAAATATGATTTCatcatatacaatattatatcatAAGATGTCATAGCAGCGACAATATAATATTTGCTATGTGCATAATAAGGGAGTGTTTTCGAATTGTAAAAGCATTTCAGCTTGGAAAGTAGAATTGAATAAACTCATTTATAGGCCAGCTGAgtgttatttattgatatatgtgAAGTACTTTTGTTCTTTTATGGCTTTGTTGAATTATGATTTCAGATATGTCTCCTGAAGCTGTGTTCTGATTTTTAGTGAGTTAGCTAATAtgttgatggtttcttatataGCTATGTTGGAGTAGGGATTGGTTACATCAAAAGATGCAAGTATGAATTTGAGTGAATTGTGTGCGTCCttaattttgttgattctttTCAAAGTTAGTTGTATTTGTATGTAACAGTATATATGTGTTGTTTTGGTTGTTAAATGTGATGTAATAGTTCCGTCCATTTATCTAGATAATTTGTGTATAGAGGTTGTACTGTAGTTAATGAGTCTAATTAATGTGTCTTGTTCGGGTATTTTAAGTCATGCTTttaatacagggcgtttcataatgttcttcggagtttcgaaaattcattaacaaaaaagtatttcactcataagaataaaacaagtactgtacaaaagagtacttcaaatagttttttctacatatactaggcagttagtaaaccatttgcttgcTAGgtgtcgacagtagagaaaatggctgccacgggaagcgagaagtcgttttgtttgttagaatttcacttgtcaaagtcagtaatttctgtgcaacgtgcgtttcggttgaaatttcataaggagccaccaagtgacaattcagttcgtgcatggtataaacaattcagtgaaactggttgcttgtgcaagcaaaaatcaactggtcgtccatcaacctcagaagtcaatgttgAATGTGTgcatgcaagtttcattcgcagcctgtcaaaatcgactgcggctgcaggcagagaattaggaattccgaaaacaacagtgtggagagttctccgtaaacgcttattatgcaaaccgtaccatcttcaattaatccagcgtctttctgatgaaGATAAAACACGCAGGCTCGATTTTTGTTatagttacaggaaaagatgttgttagatgaaggttttctaaacaagataattttcagcgatgaagctacttttcatgttagcggcaaagtaaaccgtcataatgtggagaacattatgaactattatttattgtggGGAACATTATGAACTATGTGTCTTGTCacagtttggggaactgaaaactcACAcacttatgtggaacacattcgggattctctgaaagtaaacgttttttgtgcgatctctcgtgaggcagtgtatgggctgttctttttttatggaaacgacagtaactggcatgatatacctggatatgttacaattatggcttatgcctcagctactcaacaacttcattttccagctagatggttgtcctgcccattttcataaagaGGTTCGACAGAGTACCCTAACACaccattacctcggcgctgggtAGGATGTGCGTCTGaggaagaccaacacattatgctgtggccaccaagatcatcaGACCTCACActatgtgatttctttctctggggttacgtgaaagataatgtgtttatcccaccaatgccgctcAAAATCGCTGAGCTAAatgatcgcataatcaatgcaatcaactttatcaaaaatgacatgttagaacgagtttggctagagctagactttcgtgttgttgtgtgccgtgtcaccagaagagcacatattgaacatttatagattttaacaaaaactgtttgcatcacctcgtacaactttcatttaggtaagtgaaatactttttttttgtactgaatttttgtaactcctaagaacattatgaaacgctctgtatagtTGTAGGGAGTGCAATTGTTAGATGAAATATTTGTTTGTGgtgttaattatttgttttatgtcttgttccattaatttgaattcaggttttttataactttcaatatttttttaagttttcacatACCTCATCATACAAATACTGTAACTGTCAACGTCTTGATGTATTGTTTTTAAGGTgacataattaataaactgagaataaaaaatatagtaatgtttttatttggttgtcctttcaaattttaaattttatttgtactggAACTGCTCTTTCTTATTTAAGAATTTCAGGGAATTTTCAGTTTCCATATTCAATGCATATCGAAGTAACATGTTAGAATTACATTTGCTTTCTTTATTCAGAtgaaattcagtttattattatgagtttttttaaaagtgcatatTACAGGAATCTGTAAATGTCAGTAGGTACATTTTATACCAAGTAATGCTTGATATTACAAACATTGATGacagtattatgtttttttttaatttaatgatttattttacagttgttgTTCAGGGCTTGAAAGACTTACCAGCGTTAGACTTGGAcactgtattatttttggaatgtAACAAACCATTAGGACAAGTCTTTGATGTATTCGGTCCAGTTATTGAACCTCTATATTGTGTACGGTTCAATTCCAATGACCATATCAGAGAAAAAGAAGTCGCAGTTGGAATGCCAGTATACTTTGTTCCAAAATCAAACTACACAAATTATGTGTTTGTGGCACAGTTGATGAAGTAagtcttttatattatttctactgtTATTCAACAGATAATGAGAATAACTATAGGATACCCCAGTATTTTTTCAGGTATCAATTACTGATGTTTACATCAGTTAATTACATTACAACAATTCATTTGGTTTGAATACTACTTACTAATTcttagtcaaaaataaaatataatacgatGGATTGAGTTAAGAAAAAtagaacaaaacataaaaattaaattaaaaaaaattgtatatgtaaaattatcaaattttcatgaaattcatttatgtaaaaactgttttatatgtgTTTAGAATTATACAGAGTGTCTTACACTctgtatttgattaaaaattaaataatttcatagtatttttactggtaaaaacaaaaagtaaaatatttctggtaAGTCCAGAAAATCTTTGTTTTTGAGTCATGAGAGTAAAAGATTTTGACCTGATTTATGCTGCCAATGTTAAGataaaactgtactaaaatttGTAAGACAAATTATAAGGCAGTATTGATGATGGTTTTGTATGATTTTAgcctagaatttaaaaaaaaaaaatatatatatatattgatatatgtacgagatatgtgtatatatatgtattatcaaAACTGTTTTTCCAGTAGTTTCTGAGAAAATTGTAAAACCCAAGAAATTTGAATATCtgttgaaaatttactttttaagtttgttataaataattaaaatgtgatgataaaatttgtttagaatttaattctgagaaaataaataacctagaggtaaaataagttttatcagaattattcagaaaaatttattgagtAGGAGAAAAGActtagaaaaagcatttgataagTTTAAACAGCAAAAagcttttcatattttaataggcAAAAAATGGGATTCAAAAGACGGAAGACTGTACATGAACTAAAATAACCATACATGAACAAAAACCAGCtgtgaaattacaaaatactagGACAGAAAGAATTGATTTAGGAAGAAACGTAAGATAGGAATGCTGCTTATCAAAaccatgtttaaataaatttagaagataaaaaaatacccTGTGTAAGATTGGCAGATGATTATGACTGTATTGACTgacaaaaaactttaatttgtgCTAAATGAAATGCAAATAACAGTTAAGGGATTATGTTATGATAATgcataatatcaaaataatcatgttaaaaatatttaataataaaaaaataatattagtagatgaagaaaaattaaaacaagtaaatccATTTCTGTGTCTTGAAAGTAAATTAACTATTGCCTGAATGTTCTAAAGGCCAGAATTGCTAATGTCCCTTGGTACAAGGAAAAAAGATGTTTATGACTTAAGATGGATATAAAGTTGAAATAGAGAGTGATAGCTGCTtggaaaatagtttaatatttggTGCATCACTCTGAGAGCAGGATAGGAAAGGCGTAACTTTTATAATGCAGATGTGTATAGAAATTTAAggttaagagaaaattaaaaattaatttaatttaagaggaatatgaaaaataaaatgtattagattccaataataaacatatatattggTAAACAAATTGAACtgattattcaaacaatttttctcataaaatattagatgctaaaaaaaaaatgaaaattcaaaattatttaatttggaagaatatcagatttttaattagtacaaattataaatattgaaaataatttagaaatagttgtggttattagtaataataatactaataatagacAGAGcagtcagaaaaataattttttaatgtagagcggtatcacaaagttttcccaggagtttcataacctattttagtcgtcaaagtaatgaaaaacgttcatgtaAATATATGTTCTACACTGCTTCATTAGTGGGTTATGGCTAGCAGTGATTTAGCTCAGATTTCTACTACCCTGGTTGAATGAggtcattctgaaatttttacattaattaaggacagaattagtgatttcttgcagcttttgacctgaaaatataCAATAGGTTCCataaccatatctgcagtagttttttttttgaaatctggggtgaaaaccaataaattaggataagagatcctgtttttttttatatttgacatacaataactttgttaaaacacataaatacatgaaacttttaaacaaaacttgtagagaatttaattctgagcaaAATGGTGTAAGGTAAGTTGaacaaaacaaaggaaaataagaaaaattttaactttatttagtaCTTTACTACCTTTATCAGAAAAGTAGTTATGTAATGTaaacaaaaccaaattcttttttggtgatctgaaaaatttattaaaacaaaatttaatgaataataatttaatttttgttaaaaattggtcaattgtaaaataaaaataaataaatgaaaattacttagacaataattaatcgttttattaatgaaagaaatgcaataaattatttgaaaaattgttattttaaagtagGCAATAAAATTACAACAGCTGATCAATAGTGTGCagtactgtattaatttttaaataattctttaaagtaCGTTAAGTTTTTCATCGtatactgtgaactgtgctgtcattagtgaaggttttctgtgaattttagtttgaacatgatcGGTTTGGCACTGAAATATTGTCatacttatttacaaataataagatattttctatatcactttagttataaatattttctcatcaAAACAATATTTCCTTGTCTtataaattagagaaaatttCTAAAGATCGTCTTTtgcaaagtattaaaaatttaatttcaactgtATGGAAGTACATCAAAtacattattatcatttattttacattcaacttatatttattttctgtacatgtgtaaaaacctttatttactaAACTAATGTAGGTTATCATAAATTCACTCAGGCTGTAATTACTGTAAATCCTGGTCTTATAAATAagatttcaaaacttaaaaaatgtaacgcaataataaattaaaaagcatataaTAGTTAAACAGTATTTGTATGTAACGTGGagaaaaaatgtctaaatatatttagaatttaagcATTTAAGCAATAGcagaaattatttagtatttaaatttaaatatttatcgtaaGATATCACTAGTTTTTCTATTCCATTATTATAGAAAGCTCTATATTAAGCTACTACAGAAAGCCTTTTTCAGGTTCTCACTGACAGGTATTTTGACTTAATCACATCAttcaaaatactgtatttattcgagtaccccccacCACCGAATAAGCCCCACACCttgattttccggaccgaaaatctaaaaaaaataaccaagtatatacggtattttaaagtgcaacagatatcataaaaaaaaacgtaaatacaaaaatattcagaaagtaaagcatttagtttgttcatttaaattacaatattaatattactttagtaattaattaccataagtactagtttagttcagaatcagtaggccagtaaaacgaaaagaaagtatcatgttgaaaaggatcatttcaatacactttttaatatgggattttattatttttttattatttttatttttactgaaatgaaacgactagcactagatagggaatcttggagagctgcatcaaaccagtcaaatgactgaagacaaaaaaaaaaaatttttaattgtcactgtcaatgtctgtagaacagttaccggtagtctccacgtcgctctgccaaaggtggtCGTCGTCACTACCATCATGTTCATTGgatattccgcatttttaaaacttttccttactaattctgtggaaataccttcccaaccatcttttatccaaatacaaatctggttaaaatctgggggtttgattcttcctgtagatgtgagaaagaaattttcatcagccatccatttactgtacagttgttttaatgcagatttgagcggtttattaatgcagacatctagtagttgcaatagagatgtcaatcggcctggaattattacttggtctgtcatacccttttttaaaatgtctttcactttatcagtcgtatgcccccgataactatccattactagcataccggtatttattttattaattaaatctcctgatcgcttttgccatacacacctgatccgatctaaaattaaggtttcgcccatccaacctgattcctgtgctctgataataactctatttacctgtacggtaggaagagtttttcttttaaaaacaatgtacggaggtaatttcgatccatcagaagtaatgcaaagcataacactacacctttgctTTTCATTACCATCAGTGCgaatcataaacaattttttcaccttttttgtttacggttttgtcaaatggcatttcaaaatatacgggggtttgaccagcgtttcctatttgagaaggcaaatgcctttatcttttctaagatttattatgtatttgtgaaaatgtaatattttttgttcataagcggctggaagtcgttgagaaacggtcgtctttcgtcttattgacaaatcatttcgtgcaaaaaatcgtgttatccatccacggcttgctttaaaatcaactttattcaatgatttagcgatttcacgagcatatgattgacacatttctgtcgtgacagcataaccgcatttccctttttccataacaaacaattttttttctatgtctgtgtattttggttctaagccacgaaaagcccgtTTATTACcggtgcctttcaccagaagttgtttcttcttacgccagtctcgaatgcagctttcatctacgtcaaattttctttctgccgcccgatttacaattttttcagcatcttctataacgcgcagtttttcatttactgtaaaagaagatcgtagacgctgttcttttgtactcattttaatgccgtaattaaaataaatctatgtattaaactttacaagataaactaaacagataaaatgcacataaccgtccacatatacaaacagtacaatgactacggcgaatagacaagacgacgatgagTAACtaatactgtaactgtagtgtcattagagcCGGATGCACCCTATACagaataaatcagttttataaaattaccgtaacttcgttcctatcgataatatgaacaggatgttaataattaaggatgtattctgtataagcggcatccggtattgataaacgaaagcctaatgtaactatatttatttgattgaatttaggtacttctatgaaaacgtttactttacataaattaacctggctaaaggctatgtttcaagtaagccccgcacccttattttttctctccaattccaagaaaaaaagtgcggggggtactcgaataaatacggtatttacaaaaaatatacgaaatttctttactaaaatttttgTACGAACAGtatattgttttaatcttttgggtattaactttaagtaaattaaagtaacaatattctttaaatatgaaaaatttcttcctGAGGTTGACCGATAATgagttaccaaaaaaaaaaaaaaccaaaaacacagTAGAGTataacgtaaattaattttaggGTTATCAGGCACCAGAGGCGCTTTTGGATCAAAAGTTAATTCTATCAGACATAACAAGTTAAATGACAAGGGTCCCCTTGCAAAACTACCGCCGTTATGAGTATCTCCTCAGAAAATCCTAAATCCAATAGAACTGTCATTTGCGCATCACTgtaaagacaataaaattttaattagtttccgATCAAGACTTAGTTTTTAGTACTTAACTCCATAATAACCAGGAGTCGAAACTTTGAATGACCTGAAGTATACGGGTCTCAGAATAGTCagccccatcttaaaaatagtagataTTGCTGGTTACCCGTACgtaaaaaggattttgaagaaacaatgaacggcatagatgaagtcctacgcaagaactatcgcatgaaaataaacaagaacaaaacaaaagtaatgaaatgtagtagaaataacaaacatggaccactgaatgtgaaaataggaggagaaaagattacggaggtagaagaattttgttatttgggaagtagaattactaaagatggacgaagcaggagcga belongs to Lycorma delicatula isolate Av1 chromosome 1, ASM4794821v1, whole genome shotgun sequence and includes:
- the LOC142318493 gene encoding H/ACA ribonucleoprotein complex non-core subunit NAF1-like, coding for MTKGELALEDLPPIEDLSISVPQDQCVLLGNILNIVDKLVVVQGLKDLPALDLDTVLFLECNKPLGQVFDVFGPVIEPLYCVRFNSNDHIREKEVAVGMPVYFVPKSNYTNYVFVAQLMK